Genomic segment of Xenopus laevis strain J_2021 chromosome 4S, Xenopus_laevis_v10.1, whole genome shotgun sequence:
GTAAAGCAGACGGATCTACACTGGCATTATTAGAAAAGAATGACAAGAACTGAGGCTGCCAGCATTTATTGTAAGGGCTCAATTAGATGGGAGTCTTTGGATGGATAACATATCTCTCCCACATTATCCTTTCAAGCAACAGCACAAGTTGTTGCgggatgctacaaaatctcatcctctgtgctgtaatgtaaaatgtaatcagaTCAAGTCggatgtttttctgtttttctgcaacttcatccgacagtcaatgTCAGATGAAAAGACGACATGCAGTTTTGTATCATATCAGATTGGAAacctttttttatgtattttacagtAAAGAAGCTACTAGGATTCTAAAACTTCAAACTTTGTTCAGCTGAACTGATTCCAAACTCAATTTTTAGTTCAATATTGGGCCAAAccttttgtggaggattcagtCAAATCTGAATTTGCTGCATtgttagtttaaagggatcctgtcatcggaaaacattttttttttccaaaatgaatcagttaatagtgctactccagcagaattctgcactgaaatccatttctcaaaagagcaaacagatttttttatattcgattttgaaatctgacatggggttagacatattgtcagtttcccagctgcccctggccatgtgacttgtgcctgcactttaggagagaaatgctttctggcaggctgctgtttttccttctcattgtaactgaatgtgcctcagtgggacctggattttactattgagtgttgttcttagatctaccaggcagctgttatcttgtgttagggagctgttatctggttaccttcccattgttcttttgtttggctgctggggggaaaagggaaggggtgatatcactttaacttgcagtacagcagtaaagagtgattgaagtttatcagagcacaagtcacatgacttagggcagctgggaaactgacaatatgtctagccccatgtcagatttcaaaattgaatataaaaaaatctgtttgctcttttgagaaatggatttcagtgcagaattctgctttctgatttcattttggaaattttttttttcccatgacagtatccctttaaaaatgagaCTTTAATTGTCAGTTACACAAGAAAACATAGGATGTGATTTGTTTGAGTAAATACACTCACAGCTAATAATGTACTCAATTTGGTTTCCTTAGGACCAACTAGTGGCTCGCAGATAAATACTGAAGGCTGTAGAATGAGGATACGTCTGTGCATGGACCTATTTATGAGACTTGAAAACATAGGGGTGTTATTACTACAGGAATAAAATGTAAAGTTGTGTCCCAACACAGGGAAAGAGTTCAGTTTACaaagttcttgttttttttatcttgtgaAAAAATACTATAATGTTTATTAGGCTTCTTTACTATCCTTTGTCTTACTAGCCCATGAAATAGTACAGAACAGGTTGTACTGTGTTTTGATTAGGTCAGATGATTGGACTAACTAGTAGCACAAGTAGTCAGTGTGTCAGCTAAGCAAAAGGACCATGGAGTTTTGATCAGACATTAAAATTCATGGTGTGCTACTATTTGCCCATGAATGCATAGAGACAACTCCCGTACAACATAGGTTTTTAAAGTTCTAGCCACCTCTCCGGGTTTTTTCTTCTATCCTACTTACGATTGTACACAGTGATCACATGTAGACAGTTTAGAAGTTGCCTCTTATATTCATGAATTCTCTTCACATGAACATCAAACATAGAGTTTGGATTAATTTTCACTTTGTATTGACTCTCCAGATACCTTGCAAACTTCAGCTTGTTTTCCTGTATGGATTATAGAtatgttaacaataataataataataccaacaCTCTTAGTTCAAATATGTGAAACACATTATAAAGccaaagaatatttaaatgaaagcagtgtattattatatatatattatatataatttactttATTACCACATGGTAATAGTTGCTAAGAAACACACATCACAGAAACTAAAACATGCACTGACCCCAGCCCCACAAACTTCCCATGGGCACCTTGTAGAAAGTCATCATGTGAAACTACAGTCTCTGATTACATAGTCCATTTAAGTCCAAAATTGATACAAAAGGAGTGATATCCTGGAACTAGCTGCAGGGACTATCACAGACCTTATTATTCTTGAAAAACTTTAAATTCTAAAAGTTCATAAGGTTTGCTAAAGGTCTATTGAACTGTTTGAAGATAAACTTTTTGCTGTGTTAATTACTATGTTGCAGAAACGTACATGTTCCAGACAGCATTGTATATCTACCTGTTTCACTTTGGCCACATCCCGGATAAACCCTTCATCATTTACGAAGTTAAGGAGTTTCTTAAGATTGTCCAAGTTAGTGATGTAGTCCTCACCAATACGCTGTAGGAACAAGAAAATTATAATAGATTTAGTAGTGCTCCATGTATCAAACAAGCAGTCAGTGTTCCAAAAATGTATAACTTTCCTATATACTCTTAACCTTCATCATTTCATCAGTATTTCATGATCCACCTAATTATTTTCCTCCATCCACTCTCAGCCCTCAATAATCTGCCCTCATTCTTTACAATTTGGGATGAATGATGGTGGATCCAGAAAGACAATCTGGGATGAATGATGGTGGATCCATCATGGTGGATGATGGTGGATTATGGTAGAGAACCATAGTGAAGGAGATGGGTTTAGGACTgattgcactgaatccacttgGACGAGAGTGGATGGTGGAAAGAGgagataaaattaaattaaaaggagTGTTTTTGAGATTAGATTATAGAGGGCTGATCATCTGATTGACGAGACAAGTGCAACTAGTGGAAGATTGAGGGAAAGTGGATGAGGGGAGAGAAGACAGGTTGTGTTTCAGGATGCACAGAAAATTCTTGCGGTGTTTCAGTACTAACTGCCCACTCTGATGCTAAGAAATGCCACAAGTCAAATTGATTTTTAAGGGCATATGTGCAATGCTATGCAGATTAGCAATTCAAAATATCTGACAATTACTCCCTGATGTTTTGCTCCTTGCTCCAATATTCAGGACTAATAATTACTTAGATTGTATGCTCTTTGGCCCAGGGATCTCCTTTATCCaacttttgtatttattattctaaTGACCCCTGTTcgttctattaatgtattgttctgctgtacagtgctatgAACTTAAatattgctatataaatacataccatacatacatacaattacTAATAGGCCCTACAAGCTACAAATAAAGTGTTAACACACCCCACTTTAGTTAAATAGGTCATTCATGACAGAAACAAATATGGTCTTTATGAATGGAAATAAACCATCTGTAATTTCATGTACAATAAACCTCTCtttctttaaattattatttaaggaGAAGAACACACATATATCTAATTATATTCACCTCTGCAATTATTTCTGCCAGACCTGGATTACACAACACCAACCAGCGCCGGGGTGTTATTCCATTTGTCTTATTCTGAAATTTGTGTGGGTCCATCTCATAGAAATCATGGAAACTGAGAAAAAGGGTATAGAATATGAATATTAAGGGCAATTTGCACAGTACTAACTAGCATTAATGACATCTGCCTGCGCATGATGGGGAGGATTTCGGCAAGAAAAGAATAAGAATTGAAAGCAGTTAAATTGTGGTTGAGCAAGACAGACTTTGCTAATCAACCTCAATATTTATGTTTCTATGGTACATCAGTAGAAAGAAACAAAGAGGGAAAGATACTCACACTGTATCCTTTATAATGTCAGAGTGGATTTGGGCAACTCCATTAACAGCATGTGAACCCACAATACATAAATGAGCCATATTAATGCGCTTTACTGAGCCCTCTTCAACAAGAGACATCCTGCTCATACGATCCATATCTCCAGGGAACATGGATGAAACACGCTAAGAAAGAGGGAAAAATCTTGATaatacaataaaagaaaagataGAGAGGGAAATACTGTAGAAGGACAAATGAAAAAGAGGCAacgtgagagacaggagagatgGAGGGAGACTGAGTATGGTATTgtacatgaaaaaataataatgaatgcatctggattagaaaagaaaaaatagacaGAAATGAAGCAGAGAAGATGAAGAAGAGCCGAGAAGTAAAGGTAAGTAGTACATTGAGATGTCTCTGGTTAATTTCATAGATGATTTCCAAGTGCCTTGGGAGCAAATTCTGTATGAGATGCACTGGCCAACGCTCTAAAGCTTCTGGTAACACTGTGTGATTGGTGTAAGCACAAGTACGGACAGTCAGATCCCAGGCCTGGAAGAAAGGAAAGgagtattaattatatataaaaacaatctaAAGCGatctccaatttgcctgagaCTTGAAAGGCCAATTGGACTAGTTCCTGACTCATGTGAAATAAGCCATGGACTCACGTGTTCATGTCACATTCATAACTGTAGAACATAGCAGCTTAGATCATTTCATAGAAAGAAGACTGCATTCAAGCCACTGATGTGGTCCACCCTCAAAGGGTCTGAAATCTGGTCATTGGCCCAAGTTACACTTGTGTGATTTGTCCAATTCTTACAGAGTCACCtctttccatgtatggccagttttacagTGACATGGACAATGTACCTACATTGCATTACACCGCCTGGTCTGCTCTGGTGAATTACAAACAAGTGGAACCCTGGAGCAATCACCACCCTGAACATGGGTGTATTTCCAGAATTACCACTGCAatctgtgtcaataggtgcagtagACTGGTGGTGCCTAAAGAACCACACACAATCCCTGTATAAATGGCTAGTGATGTATGACGCAGTTGTGACCATATTAACACACCAGAAGCAGCTGTGGCAGGTGCAACATTGTACATGGAATTAATATTCTTTATAATGAATTGCACACTCAAAGGACTATCAAAACAAGGCAGTATTTACATGAAAAAGTCTCTTCATATAAAGATCATATGTGTCATACCAAACAGGATTTGTTATACATTGtgcacatataaacattaatcCAATACGATAGTATAGTGAAAATACATACCACCCAGATCGTAATAAAAAGCAAAGGAAGGGTACAAAAAAGTAGATACCCCAAACGTTTCAGTGAAAtagcctttatcaaggggaattcTTCTTCTTACTATTCTCATTTTTTGGCGTGTGTATCTGCTTGACttattttcatttgaattgtCTCTTGACCTTTGCCAAATATATATCTTTCTTTTTGTTatgaaacataaactatacagtgtcAGACAGTGTCAGAATGAATTAGGGCCTACCAGAGAACCTAACATTTGAGGCCCAAGTAAAACATGCTAAATGCTATAACTAGATATAATAATTATCCAACAAAAGGGCCCACTAGGGCCTAGACCCACCAGGAGATTCTCTGGTGTCCGACCCTGGAAGCAATCTATAAAAAGAGTAGTTCACCTTAATTAGCTTTCAGTATGTAATAGGATGCCCTGTTATTGATTCATAttcatttctttaattatttgcctcctcttctgcttctttaCAGCTTGCCACTTAAAATGGAAAAGTTAGTAAATAACACCGGCAGCCAAACaagtattgctctgtgaggctgtaATTAATCTTAATAACCTTCTTGACTGCaatttaagggctattccacacggggagatagccttgcgtttgcggtcgcggcgacaaagcgccgcgccagtcgccgcgaccggcgcaggcgacagttttgtatgggcgcctatgtaaaaacgcctgtgctaaccacacgaggcgatgcgcttttcaacagtcgcctgaaaatgcctcgccaggctttttcaggcgactgttgaaaagcgcatcgcctcgtgtggttagcacaggcgtttttacataggcgcccatacaaaactgtcgcctgcgccggtcgcggcgactggcgcggcgctttgtcgccgcgaccgcaaacgcagggctatctccccgtgtggactagccctaaaccACTGGCTGGCTGCTACGTTAAACTGAGCCCTACCAAccagttgctgaaattccaaactggaaagctgctgaaaaataagctaaatcatttaaaaccacaaaaaataaaaaaagaccaattgtagatagtatttgaatttcatttaaaagtgaactatcCCCGTAACAAGTGAGTCAGGGACTAATTAAATGAAATGATATTAAATGTTAGGACAAAACAGATGATGGGTACCTTATCCCATTCCAGTTTTTCAATGTCCACAAACACTCTCATGAGCTCAGGAATTGCAAGTGATGGGTGGGTATCATTAAGCTGGATGGCCACCTAAAAGAGACAGCGAAAAATGACTATAAAAACTGAAAGGAGctaaagatagaaaatgaggatcTGCTTGATAGAAATGAATGTACCTTGTCAGGGAACAAATCAAATGAAGTACGGACTGCGTCTCTGCAACCAAACTTAGAGGCTTTGAAGCGTCTGATTATATCCTGTAGGGTGGCGGCAACAACAAAGTATTCCTGCTTCAGCCTTAGCTCCTTACCCTCGAAGAACTGGACATAGAAGAGAGACATTTATTAAAGATACTGTAGACTCAACATAGTAAAAGCAATATTTAGAGTGACAGATACATAACAAGCAAGAAAGCCCTGAGAATAAAGACAGTGAAAACAAATTAGAATTGAATTAGCTGGATAACTTCTACACAAAACTCAAGTAATGGAATATAAAAGCAGTTGCCTTTCTTAATCTTGGGGTTCGGGCAAGGAGAACATACCATCTGACCTTCACCTCTATAATggtattcctttaaagggcaactattacTGGTTCCCTCAGTGGAGGGAATTGTTCCTGGATAGGAGTATTTTCTATAAAAGGTATAAAGAAGGGAGCTCCTAGTGCCACATGCATGTGCCTAATGAGAAAGTGCCCCAGCTTGCTAATTATACACGGTCAGTATCACATCAATCCTATGTCCATAGgctttgatttttatgatgtagtcattatttctaaataacactgcaaataattcactgtataatataaaatgtcattcctgaaccagcaagtatatttagttgtaatattggtgtgtaggtgcatctcaggtcattttgcctggtcatgtgatttcagaaagagccagcactttaggatggagctgctttctggcagcctgttgtttctcctactcaatgtaactgaatgtgtctcagtgggacctggattttactattgagtgctgttcttagatctacccctAAAATGTAGCCACTGCCAGTGGACATAAGTTCATGTCAGTCTCCTAAAGAAAAGtatagctttttataacatgtatCTGTGACCATATCCTCATTTAAGAGCTTCTTCTCTAATGCACAAAAAAACCCAAGTTATCAGtcttaataataatgtttttattcctTCAGTTAATATGGTGGCATTTCTACTTCCTCTGCCCTGCAGCCCAACACTCCACTGCATAATAAAGACGATGCCCCCTAGTGGTGTGAAGAGTTTTACAACAGAATATTTTTAATGGATAGGTTTCAGCAATGACAATAGGCCACTTACATTATCATTGGGATATAGAACTCTAGAAATGTTTTCAGCAAGATTACGGTCCAGAACCGCTTGGATGTAACCACCAACATTAACTGTAAGAAGcagaaatttatttatttttatcactaGCTTCTCAGTATTTATCCTTCTGTACTGAAACAGAGGAACGCATTTCTACCCATCACAAGCCTATTTAAAATAACGGCTGAAATTAGATATTTGTACCTCTTGAAATAAGTACCCCAAATTTGCCCAGATAGCCCCTCTGCACTTGTGCAGCACAGAATTAATTGAAAACAGTATGTACAGCAATTGCCTAGAGCAGTATAGATGATGCTGGGGCGCTGATCAGAAAAGTACCCCaggttggcaaatttttgcaagaTGAGGTGCACCAATCTGGGGTGTGTAGTAAATTGTTAGCATCAATGGGAGGGTTGAACAACTTGGCACCCCACAGTCATTCTACCGTACACAAAAACATATGGGACGGAGCTTTGACATAAATGTCATTTTGCTAAGACCTTGTCCAAAGATAAATTATTTACACATCACAGGCTTCCACTTTGTAAAGGGTATgtaacccccaaaaaaaacactatttccccaataaaagaaaatgtaattgttagcAGCCTTCTAATTTGTCAAAAACATTTGCGGTTTCAAAGTTCTTAAAAAATGTCATTGCTGTTCAAAGCAGGACTGTCTGTAGCAGTTATTTTCtccattgctggttctgactgttgaATCAATGTCGCAGAAGCCAGCGCATGAACAAACTTGGGTTGAATCAAGCAAATCATTCTGAGGAAGAGACATGTTTTTACtgtagaaagaggcagaaaaacacTGGTTTGAGTAGCAATTACATCTCCTCGTAACTTTTAAACCACTAAGATGTTCTCAATTAATCAGTATTTGAAAGTTGTTTATAATTTCATATTGTCAAGGACATAGTAAGTCACATTAAAGTCATATTAAAGCATAAAGTTTGATTTCTCCACTCACAGTCTTTCAAGTTGAAATCATTGGGAGCTTTTGCCGACCAAAGCCTCATGCTGTTCACTGTATTGTTTTTGTATCCTGGAACTGGCGTGTCATATGGAAGTGCAAGAACAATCTGGCAAATGTGATAAAAATAAGAAACGGAGAAAATCActgcagatatgggacctataatCTAGTCTAGTGggtctggggctttctggataacagatctttccataatttggatcttcaaaccttgagcctactagaaaaccatgcaaacattaaataacattacaataaggattaatgacatcttagtttggagcatgcgccaggtactgttttattattacacagaaaaaggaaattattttaaaaaatttgtatcatttggataaaatgtgggagacaaactttccataattcagagctttctggataaagagtttccagacactgatcccattcctgtatacgataaatatatttattttggtattaaaGTTCCTCATATGGTAATAGATTGTACTAACCTGTGTGTCCACCCATTCAGCTCCATGTGGTGTGTGTTGAACCCTGCCATAAAAATGCACAGGGATCATACATTCAGGCCGAGCTTTCTCCCAGGGGTTTCCATATCTCAGCCAATCATCTGCCTCTTCCATCTAGAATAGTAAGTAAAAAGAGCAAGGCACGAAATAAATggacaaaagtagaaaaaagcatgaaaatggAATATACAGAGGCAGAAAACAGAATGTCTTATTGGAAGGCAGTGAAAAACGTTTTGAAGTTATGGagggatttctttttttaaatgatattagtTATTGTTGGGTAAACTATACCAAGGGATCTTTAATGGGGTACAAAACAAATCAGCAACTGGTATGTCAATTGAAAGCCTGTCAGGTAAATTCCCTGGAGAATGTCACCCTGTTGAGTGCTGTTCCAGTGTGGGTAGCCAAGCAGAAGCCAATGCATAAGCAACAAGTGTCCCAAGTGCAATTCACTGTAAGATCCTGATCCTCTGGTGAGGAGGGGGAACTCTTTTTGATAGGTGCCTTTTTGAAAATACCTGTTTTTCCCGTGTGCATTAGATAGAGTACTCAACAAACCTGCCAGCCATTGGAAACCTTTTGATTGAAGATGCCAAATTCATACCGAATTCCATAACCATATGCAGCAAGACCAACAGTCGCCATAGAGTCCAGAAAACAAGctgtggaaaaaaatcagaagggAGATCAGTGTACGTTAAAACCTCTTGGGTTTTAGTAGATTTAGAGGCCTTTTAACTCATTTTCAAGgtcaaggggggaaaaaaagacaaaatctgtgTGACATTTTTTCCTCGAGCACTATCTTGTTTAGAAAAATAACCTCAGAATATTTGTAGTTGGgttcattgtgggaaaaaaaactagactGCAAGCAAGAATCACATtgatccattcattttcaatgagatggaaaatctcaaatgttttgataaacttggaaaataaataagtaaacttGTTAGAGACAATTCCTGTTGACTTCCATAGAAAcctgactgcttttacttgccaagtttttaTTGGCGacatgtttttctttaataaattgtgaCTATTCAaagtttcagaaagagcctgtgTTTATATTTGTGCTTTCTCTTTCTTTGTTTTGGATAGAGAAAATAATGCCACatctatttttataaatctgcccctttggtgATGCAAATTACGAACATtaaccttatttggaaaaccacaggtccctagcgttctggataatagattcaaAACCTGCATCAATcgtgaaaaaatgaaatgcgggAGGTTTAAAAAGAGATTGAAGGACCATTAATTAGAGTCTTCACAAAAACGAAATAGAGCCCCAAGTAAAGAACAGAATCAATTGTAACAGAAGTATATCAGAAATgttacaccttttattacatttccccatgtCTGTTATCTGTGAGTACTCCCAAAGCCTTCCCTGTCAATAATGTTGTTGCCAGGTTTAAGGTTGAAGCCTTAAATGGGTCAAGACTGTGATAGGGCCTGTCCCTGTTTCCCTGAACAGGTGAAGCTGCAACTTTGTGTGGACCATTTGGAAATTTCATGTTGTGAAtattaaatgtgtattttatgtattcaatgttaaagggattatcacatgttttttttttttccaatatgcaTCTGTTAATAACgatcctccagcagaattctgtcatttttcaaaaaagcaagcagatttttttatatttaattttgaaatccaacatgttgtcaatttcccaggtgcccttagtcatgtagaagatatgagaacagcactcagtagtaaaaattccagtccagctaacccaagtcgcaactccttcagttacattgagtaggagaaacaatagcttatctgaaacaAGTCCCATTGTGaaacactggctctttctgaaagcacatgaccaggcaaaatgacttgagatgcacctacacaccaatattacaactaaaatatatttattagttcaagaataacattttaaatggtagaattaattaattaattacaatatacacagtgtaatttagaaatttaaaaaaactataccttAAAATTATGACATAATTCTTTAAAATCAAAGAAGTCAAAGAAGTACCATTCACAGTATCTTACAAAAAgtgttgcatttaaaaatattacacaAGCATATGTACCTGCTAATCTCCCAAGACCTCCATTTCCTAATCCAGCATCTTCTTCAATCTCCTCTAAATCTTCCATATCTAGTCCAAGCTGTAAAAAATGGTCACAGCTGATCAACTATTCATGACAAATCATAGTATTTATAATCTGTAActgattataataatataattgtaataacctgcatataataattataattgtaaTAATCTGCATATCATTAGTGTTTTATAGGAGTATTTTGCTATAACTTTGTATTAACCTACTTTTAGACGTTcagaatatatttctatttttatacataagagccatgaaggtatatactgtatattgcataagGGAAACCCTGCTGTAAACTATAAGGATTTTACAACCGTTGAGTTCTAAggccattttaaaggaaaaggccTACTTCTAGTTTTTTTACAACATCGGAACCAATATAAGACTCTTGAATAAGAATACATTAGTTATTGCAATATTGCAAAATATAGTTgtgatgaaaatgaaaaattcagtgcaagctagaattatGTTTAGGTTCAAATCTTTGAAAAGGCAGCTAATAGCTATTGTTATATTCAGCAGTGTCCTGATATCCTTTAATAAGTACCTGGTATGTTGCTTCGTCACAAGCATTTTCAAGACCTAAATTCACCATGGTATTCTGTAGTGTCCGGCCCATATAGAATTCAAGGGAGATATAATAAATccgctggtaaaaaaaaaaaaaaagattgttgattAGGACATTATAACATATGGGTCAGCCCATGTATAAGGATTATATAGGAGAGTCAGCTGTGTAGTGACACGTTACTGAAGGCAGGTATAGGCAACACTAAAAAGGCTCGTTCACCATAg
This window contains:
- the pygb.S gene encoding glycogen phosphorylase, muscle form, which translates into the protein MSRPLTDQEKRKQISVRGLAGAENVSDLKKNFNRHLHFTLVKDRNVALPRDYYFALAHTVRDHLVGRWIRTQQHYYEHDPKRIYYISLEFYMGRTLQNTMVNLGLENACDEATYQLGLDMEDLEEIEEDAGLGNGGLGRLAACFLDSMATVGLAAYGYGIRYEFGIFNQKVSNGWQMEEADDWLRYGNPWEKARPECMIPVHFYGRVQHTPHGAEWVDTQIVLALPYDTPVPGYKNNTVNSMRLWSAKAPNDFNLKDFNVGGYIQAVLDRNLAENISRVLYPNDNFFEGKELRLKQEYFVVAATLQDIIRRFKASKFGCRDAVRTSFDLFPDKVAIQLNDTHPSLAIPELMRVFVDIEKLEWDKAWDLTVRTCAYTNHTVLPEALERWPVHLIQNLLPRHLEIIYEINQRHLNRVSSMFPGDMDRMSRMSLVEEGSVKRINMAHLCIVGSHAVNGVAQIHSDIIKDTVFHDFYEMDPHKFQNKTNGITPRRWLVLCNPGLAEIIAERIGEDYITNLDNLKKLLNFVNDEGFIRDVAKVKQENKLKFARYLESQYKVKINPNSMFDVHVKRIHEYKRQLLNCLHVITVYNRIKKDPSKQYVPRTVMIGGKAAPGYHMAKIIIKLITSVGDIINNDPMIGDRLKLIFLENYRVSLAEKVVPAADLSEQISTAGTEASGTGNMKFMLNGALTIGTMDGANVEMAEEAGEENLFIFGMRVPDVERLDREGYNARAYYERIPELRQAIDQLNSGFFSPKQPDLFKDVVNMLMNHDRFKVFADYEDYIMSQEKANALYKNTKEWTRKVIHNIAGSGKFSSDRTITQYAREIWGVEPGTMKIPPPDGHNE